AAAAGACATGTCATTCTCCTTGGAGCGGCGATTCAGTGAATCGACAGGTTATGGGCACAGCCCGTTCAAACGTAATTACCTACTAGTAGGTAGACATGGAGAGAAAGAAGTTGTAGGCTGAAGTTCAATACCTCATTTTGAAGGATGAAAGCGCTCCAGAGCGCCTTTAGTAATTGAGGTGAAGACAGCCGGCGAACCCAAGGCCCGTGCGGAGATCATGGCTCCATGCACCAGCGCCACGAAGCTCTGTGCCTCCACTTCCGCAGTCTGCTCCAGGTGGATATCTCCGCGGCGGCTCCCTTCATTCAAGGTGGCTCGGATCCACGAGACGAGATATTTAAAGTGCAACTGTACTTCGGTCTGGATCTCCTCGGGCAGAGCCGGGAGTTCCGTACTGAGCAAAGCCGCGATACAGATCGGCCGATTGTTGCTCTTGACACACTCCGCCCAATACTGGAGATACAGTTTAATGCGCTGTAGCGGATCGGCCATGTTGCGGTCCAGACCTCCCGCAGCCTCGGCAAGTTTTGCCCGATATTGCTTCAGTGTTGCCACCACAAGATCGATCTTGGAGGGAAAGTGATGATGAATACTGGCTTTGCGGATGCCGACCACGTTGGCAATATCTGCATAACTAAAGCCAAAATATCCCCTTTCGGCAATCAGGTCATGTGCCGTTTCACGGATTCGGACTGCGGTATTGTTGTCCATGTCTCATCAGACTACCTACTAGTAGGTTTCGTTGCAATTTTTCTCGTTAAAGTTCGCTCGACGTGCTTTACCGTCAAAGTGGTCGAGAGTTCACTCCCGGTAAGCCGGCTTCCGGAGAGGAATCCACCGGCCGTTATCAACTGGCGAGAACGACCCAACGCACTCATTGAGCAATCTGGTTGCGCCTAAGAGTGTTGGCGACTATTTAGAACGTATCCGTGCCATCTCGAAAGCCACAGGACCGGAGGGTAGAGTCTTTACCAACTTCACGGGCAAGCCCGCAAAATCTCTTTACACCAGTCTGATTGCCGACCTTCTGAACGAGGCAAATTTGCGCGAAGGCACGCAGGGCGTTCCGAGATCGACGTATTGCTTCCGGCATACCTATGCCACGCTCCGATTGCAGGAAGGCGTGGACGTGTATTCCCTTGCCGAGCAAATGGGGGCTTCCGTTCACATGATTGAAAGTCACTATGGGCATGTGAACACGATCAAGCACGCTGACCGCGTATTGCAGGGCATGGCCGGATGGGAGTTGCCGCATCCGGACGTGGACGTTACCAGGGCTAAAGCGTCGAAGGCGGCAGAGACGCACGATAAATCCAAGCGAGGTCAGCACCGCAGGGCAGGCTGACCATGAATCTCTCCCGAAGCCGTCTTTGGCCGGAGCCGTGGCGGAGGCTTCCCGATCTTCAAAGCTAATGACTTCGGATATTCGTTCTGATTTGCCGCGCCCCGCCGGGGCGTTCTTAGCGGCAAATCTCAGCGCACGAGCCGCCGTTGGCGGTGTTCTTCGTGCGGCGTTGTAATCCTTACCTCTGATGCCTCAAGGATTCCAGATGTATGGTCCCGGCATTTGATACTGCGCGGCATCATTCCGCACGCGGATCACGATGGCCAAGCGCAATTATTTACTCAGCAATTGCTCTATTCTGCCTGCCTCACTTGCCCGCCCTGTACCGCGTCGTGCGGATCCTTTTCACTTTGAAGCATTTCAGTTTGGCCCCTCCCAGCTTGTCATCCGCCGTCCCGTGACGGCTCTCAGTCGCCGGTTGCCCGCGATCCGCTGGCGCGCGCATCATGCCCGATCCTTTCTCGATCACTCCATGGACGAGCAGCGTTCGAAGAATCCGGTACACCGTAGCCTGCGGATATCCCAGCAAGTCATGGATCTCGCGGGCGCTGACCGGCCGCTCGCTCCCTTTGATCAATTCCAGAATCGTAAGAGCCTTGCTCAGTACCGGGATGATGTACGTTCGCGCAGTGTTCCCGGCGACTTGTTCGTCTGCTCCAGCAGGCGCAAGTTCACAGATACCCTTTCTGCGAAAAAGCGGCTTTCCCTCTTCGAGTAGTTCCTTCTTCCACGCTCGGCTTGCCAACTCGAACACCCCCTGCCTTTGGCGAAGCTGTCCCTTCACCGCCAAATTTCAGCCCAGCACCGGCAATAGATCGCCTGTCAACTAGCGCCGGTCACCACGTAGTGTCCCTCTCCGCGCAGCTCCACCATTCGGCGTCCGCCGCCGGCAGCGATGCTGGGCATCGGCTTGCCGTTCACCTTCAGGCCCGCGCCGTTCGTCCCTACCGGCACTGCCACCTGTGCCTCCACTCCCGCCGGAAGATCGATGGCCGTTACGTACCCGTCACTATTACGAATCGACACCTTGAGCAAGCCATGCGGCGTCGGCTCGCTGCCCCGCGCCCACTTTAGCCCCATCAGATCCGGCCGAATGCTGACCTTGGAGAACCCACCGGCGGTCGGCTCAATCCCTAGCATCTGCGCCATCAGCCAGGGTGTAACGCCGCTGGACCATCCATGTGCCAGGCTCACCGCAAAGCCGGACATGTTGTCCGCTTGCAGTGATTCATGAAAGTCCATCCCCTTATACCAGGTAGGATCGTAGCCCTCCCAATAACTGGTAGCGCCTTCCTGAACCATTCCTCCCCAATACTTCCGAATCCATCGCAGCGCCACATCCGGGTGCCCCATCTTCGCCATCGCGCTCACGACGTAGAAGTTGTAATACGGGGTAATGATGTACGGGTGATATTCCTCGCGTCCCACGTCAGCAAGAGCATTCTTCCATATCGCCGCATATTGATCCTTGCCGGCTACTCCTGACAAAACCGCATACGCATTCGGCTGCCATCGGCTGCCGAACGAGCCCTGCGCATCCAGCATGGAGTGCTGCGCCGCGGCCATCAATGCGTGCGCCTTAGCCTCCATGCGGCTGGCGTTGTTCTTGTCATGCAGGATGTGCAGCAGGTATGCCCCATCTTTGAAGGCCGCATAATACTCAAACTGCGTTGCCATGCGCGTCTGCGCATCATAGCCGTTCATTCCCGGCGACCAGTCCACAAAGGGCCACGCATGCGAAAGGTCGGAGAAGAGATTTTGCTGGTTGAGATCCTTCGCCATGTAATCCAGCAACTGCACCATGCGGCTGTGCACGCTTTCCAATTGCTTCATCGACCCGAAATGCAGGTAATACTCCGTCTCGGCCGTAATCCAGAAAGCGGAGTAACCCGGAATCTCGTTCACATGCTGTTCAACCGGAGCCGCTCCAATCAGGCGGCTCAGCGTGTCTTCCATCAGGAAGTGGTCTCCGAATACATCATCGATGGTTCGGCCGCTGACATCCAGGTCTCCGATCCAGCGGCGACGGTCGCGTTTAGGCGCGTCCCAGATATCGTCCTGCATACACAGGTGCGCCGTGTAGGCGCCGATCGCCCACATTTTGTTTAACTCTGCGTCAGAGGACTCGAACGATCCCTGGTATTTGACCGGATACGCAATGCCATCAAGCCGTATCGAGCGAAAGCGCGTTTCCCGCCCGCCGGTAAAGCGTACCACGGCGTATCGAAAGGCACTCTTCGGACCAAAGGCCGTTCCATGCGGTGGAAGATAAATGGGATCCGCACCAAGATACGGCTGCTTGATCGCTTCCTCCTCTGACTCTCCGTACTGCACCACAACTTGCGCCGGTGAATCCGACGCCGATTGCAATTCGATCCGGCCGGTCACCTCGCGGCCAAAGTCCAGCAACAATTGGGGCGCATCCTGCAGCGGCACCTCCTGCGTCGGCAGCGTAACGGTTAGCGCGGTATTCGTGGCATTTCCGCCGAGACTTTGCGCGCCATCTATCTTTCCCACGCCCCGGTACACATGGCTCACCTTCACCGCGCGAAGGTTGTAGTGCGCAAGAAAAGGAGAGATGCCGTCATAGCCCGGCCATGCATACATGCCGGCATCGGCATTGCCCTGAAACAGATCGATCGAGCTCTCAATTCCTCCGAGGTCGTTGACCGCGCTCCAGCCGGAATCATCAAACTCCGGCATTTCCCAGTCTTTGGGCTGAGCCTGCAGTGTCGCCTTCCACCGCCCGTCGCTCATTACCAGCGGAGGCGCCTGCACTCCGCGGGCGGCGGGCACAATCATCGCGGCCAGAACGCGTCCAAACGACTGCTGCCGGCTGATCCAGTCTTCATTCTGGTTGGTCGCATCCGGCCCTCTCTCCGCCTCAATCGCCACGACATTCTTTCCGCTCCGCAGCGCGCCTGTTACATCGCATGCATACACCCGAATCCCAATCGGGATATCGAGATTCAAAGCAAACTCGCCAACCTTCTTTCCATTCACATAGATCCGCGCCTCGCGAGGTCCGGCGACATACAACGTCGCGTGCTCCGGGAGACTGCCCACGTTGAATGCGCGCCGGAAATAGTGCGGACCAAGGTCCTCGCCACCCATCCTGCTCGCAGGG
The DNA window shown above is from Acidobacterium capsulatum ATCC 51196 and carries:
- a CDS encoding TetR/AcrR family transcriptional regulator, giving the protein MDNNTAVRIRETAHDLIAERGYFGFSYADIANVVGIRKASIHHHFPSKIDLVVATLKQYRAKLAEAAGGLDRNMADPLQRIKLYLQYWAECVKSNNRPICIAALLSTELPALPEEIQTEVQLHFKYLVSWIRATLNEGSRRGDIHLEQTAEVEAQSFVALVHGAMISARALGSPAVFTSITKGALERFHPSK
- a CDS encoding helix-turn-helix domain-containing protein — protein: MKGQLRQRQGVFELASRAWKKELLEEGKPLFRRKGICELAPAGADEQVAGNTARTYIIPVLSKALTILELIKGSERPVSAREIHDLLGYPQATVYRILRTLLVHGVIEKGSGMMRAPADRGQPATESRHGTADDKLGGAKLKCFKVKRIRTTRYRAGK
- a CDS encoding alpha-L-rhamnosidase C-terminal domain-containing protein; this translates as MAVAQMGNPANGPTKIPDADLDPARNLAQSQLESALHQPLPEHYIWTKADVLPGRENLATPASRMGGEDLGPHYFRRAFNVGSLPEHATLYVAGPREARIYVNGKKVGEFALNLDIPIGIRVYACDVTGALRSGKNVVAIEAERGPDATNQNEDWISRQQSFGRVLAAMIVPAARGVQAPPLVMSDGRWKATLQAQPKDWEMPEFDDSGWSAVNDLGGIESSIDLFQGNADAGMYAWPGYDGISPFLAHYNLRAVKVSHVYRGVGKIDGAQSLGGNATNTALTVTLPTQEVPLQDAPQLLLDFGREVTGRIELQSASDSPAQVVVQYGESEEEAIKQPYLGADPIYLPPHGTAFGPKSAFRYAVVRFTGGRETRFRSIRLDGIAYPVKYQGSFESSDAELNKMWAIGAYTAHLCMQDDIWDAPKRDRRRWIGDLDVSGRTIDDVFGDHFLMEDTLSRLIGAAPVEQHVNEIPGYSAFWITAETEYYLHFGSMKQLESVHSRMVQLLDYMAKDLNQQNLFSDLSHAWPFVDWSPGMNGYDAQTRMATQFEYYAAFKDGAYLLHILHDKNNASRMEAKAHALMAAAQHSMLDAQGSFGSRWQPNAYAVLSGVAGKDQYAAIWKNALADVGREEYHPYIITPYYNFYVVSAMAKMGHPDVALRWIRKYWGGMVQEGATSYWEGYDPTWYKGMDFHESLQADNMSGFAVSLAHGWSSGVTPWLMAQMLGIEPTAGGFSKVSIRPDLMGLKWARGSEPTPHGLLKVSIRNSDGYVTAIDLPAGVEAQVAVPVGTNGAGLKVNGKPMPSIAAGGGRRMVELRGEGHYVVTGAS